The Eptesicus fuscus isolate TK198812 chromosome 20, DD_ASM_mEF_20220401, whole genome shotgun sequence genome contains the following window.
actgcccgaggtcacacagtgGGGCAGCTGGAACCTGGGCCAGGGCCTTGACTTCAGCCATTGCTCGTGGCCTGGTGTCCAGGGGGGACCCAGAGCTCATAGGCTGGCTGctgtggccctgccccaggcctgggagtagggggagaggggcccaggTCAGCCCCGGTGCTCGGACATCAGTGTCCTGCCCACTCTCACCCGTTCCCTGCATCATGTCTGCGCATTCCGGGGCTGCAGCCGCGAGCTCAGCTGCCTGAGGCGGCCCGAGGATGGCGAGATGGCCCCAGCTGGTGTCTGCTCCTTGGGGACCAGCAGGATCTCTGAGCTTCTGCTGTTCTCTGCTAGACCAGTCTTGGctctgccgggggtgggggtggggggttcttaTCCTGTCCAGGACCCCCGGCTGTGCCTCCCCCTGGTCTGTGGTCATCGGCCACTTCGTTCCCTTTGGAGGGGCCACTTGGCTTGGCGGTGGGGGGAGAGACGGGAGCCTGCGTGAGGAGCGGCTTGACTGTAAGCATGCTGCCAGCTTTCAGTAAACACCggcctgcctccctctgcagacgggagcctgggtggggaaggggccctgagagcagggctgggctgaaggaacccaGTGTGGCTGCGGCCgcggcctggccagggccacctaCAAAAGGGCCCGGGCAGAGCGCTGGCACTGAAACGGTCTTCACATCTTATACAGAGGCCACGGTTCCCTCCCGTGCCAGGCACCCACCGGTCACCCCCCAGGAGGGCCAGGCTGAGCCGTTGGTAGGAGGGACAAGGTATCAATCAAAATGATTAACCACAGAATGTCACAAGGGTAGGGACCTGAGCTACTCTATCCCCGTTTCTCatttgcagaagaggaaactgaggctcggagaggggCCTTgttgcccagggtcacccaggCATTTCGCTGCAACGCGGGGTCTCCACACGCAGTGTTGGGAGCCCCGGGCCAGCGTTCTCCCGGTGCGGAGTGGGATCTCAGCAGATTTGCCTGTTATCAGATCTTCCTGGTGGGAGCCGGCGCCAGGCACAGGGCAGGGAGAGTGGGGACAAGGACACTGGAACGACACGGACTCTGCTTTGTCCTCACAGCGTGAGCTTCGGCCTCGGCTCTGCGCCATGAAGAGGGGTCCCAACGGCTACGGCTTCAACCTGCACAGCGACAAGTCCAAGCCAGGCCAGTTCATCCGGTCAGTGGACCCAGACTCGCCCGCCGAGGCCTCGGGGCTCCAGGCCCAGGACCGGATCGTGGAGGTAATGCCTCTCGCCTTctccccaggctcctccctcccGGCGACCTCCCCGCAGATACAGACAGCTCCTTGGTTAGCCCCTGGTGGGTAGATGCCGCAGGGAGGGAtggtgggcgggcaggagggaaggaaagaaggaaaggtggCGGGGAGGCGAAGGGACTGACTTCCTCCCCGCCCCTACCTCCCCCGGCGCCTCTTCACTGAGCAGACACACTTGGCGGTTCATGATTCACCCATCGATCCAGGTAGACATCCGGGGCCACCCCCAGAGCTTCCTGCCACCTGCGTCCTCCACGCCAGGCGCAGGGATGGAGTGCGAGGGCGAAACCCTTCTCCCGGCGAGGCTGTTAGGCCGAGAGGAAACGCGAACCAGTGCCTCGGGCAGGTTCCAGAATCTCAGTCTCAGAACCTTAGAGCTGATCTGCTCTCTGAGACTTCTCACTTTACACTGAGcaggccggggccagggagggagtcCGAGGGCAGGTCCATAGAGAAGCTGGGGCCCAGCCAGGCTCCAGGCCTTGCCCGTCCGTCTTCCCAGCTGTTTGCTTAGTCTCCCCGGCTTTTCCCCTGTGTCCTGCCTCCCATCTGACGATCAAGTGGGAGGACCCCTTGCCTCGTTCAGGACTCAGTGCGCAAGGGGGGCTCCGTGTCCCTGGATTGCCAACTGGATGAGGACGAAGGGGACCACTTGTGCCTCCTCGCCCTACGCCCCCCCGAACTGAGACCCGTGCTGGTAACCATGCCCCGCCCACAGGTGAACGGCGTCTGCATGGAGGGCAAGCAGCACGGGGACGTGGTGTCTGCCATCAAGGCTGGCGGCGAGGAGACCAAGCTGCTGGTGGTGGACAAGGAGACCGATGAGTTCTTCAAGAAATGCAAAGTGGTCCCGTCTCACGAGCACCTGCACGGTGAGCTGGGCGGGGTGGCTGGAGGCCCCCAGGTCAGGGATGTTGGCCAGGGTTCCGGACGTGACTGTGTCCCAGGTGAGGGGTGACAGCTTCCTGCTGCGATGCTCCCCCCTCTCCTTCAGCGGAGGccaaggggtgtgggtggggagggagcggggccGAGCTAGTATCAACAGGAAGCAGGGATGGGCCTTGGGTTTCTGAGGATGGCATGTGACAGGTAAGCTGGCACAAGGGATGGTGAGATGGGACGGAGCTGCTGTTCCTGGGCCAGAGGGCAGCACTAAAGGgaacccagccccttcccccaccacgttctcagggcagggctgatgcCAGGAAAGGGTTAACTCCGGGGCTGCCGCCTGGTCAGATCAGAGTCCAGTGACAGGGGCCCagtgcctccccctcccttctctcaggTTGTCTTGGAAACCCAGGCTTGCTGGCTGGAGAGAGCAGTGGGTCCCCACTTGGTCCCTGGGcccctgtcctccccacccccacggtcACCCTGCCAAGCCTGGCAGGCCCCTTGCTGGAGCCCAAGCTaagtgggggcagggctgctaCTCGGGGCAGGGAGGAGTTAAGCAGCCACTCTGCTCCCTGGTCTGCGTTTTCTCCCTGGGAAGatggctgggaggggggaggagggaggagggtcgGGTCAGGGATAGAATCTCTATGGTCTTTGCCATGGGCGGCCCCTCCCTGAAGGTGTGGGGGTTCTGTTTGTAAGGGGGAGGGGGATTCCACATGAAGGACATGACTTAGGCTTGGATCCCTGGCTGGAGGGGCTGAATGGGGAGGCCCCATCCTATCTAGCTCAATCTAGGGTGCTGGGGGTACTGGAGTCGGGGGTTAGTTGGAAATCCCTAACCAACTCTGCATGGGAGGTGAGATGCCACCTCACCCTGTCTCAgtgcagggaaactgaggcccaagaagCCCCAGCCTCGCTCTTGGGGACATGGCATGAGGGAGACACAGCAGAGGTCTGGATTCCTCCCAGCTCCTCAGATTCCTTCccggcctcctccagccccttctccccTCAGCACCAGGGCACCAGCccgcacctccctccctccctctctggctggGCGGGCGGGGCCTTGAGAACAGGGtgcctgcagcccctgcccagaGGACCTGCACTGGGAGAGGCCCTGGGACAGGTCTCCCCAGGGTCCCTCCTGGTCTCTCCAGGATGGTGTCTCCTCCCAGTTCAGCTTGTGGGCAGTGGGAGTGAGCGTCCCCGTGTCCTAACAGCCCCCTGCCGGCCACTGTGGGAAGGCCGAGGGTATTGGGAGAGTCAGGTATGCCTGGCTGCCCAGACTGTGGtccgggggggtgaggggatgaacATTGATGGTAAGCTAAGTTCAGAAGATATCCGCCCAGGCTGACCAGTCCCCAGAGATGGAACAGCTCCCCTGGCAGCCACGTGGGGCCTCTGGCCTGAGTGAGCCCCGTGAGGGTGACCCCAGGCAGCATCCGCTTCCTCTGACCCCTCCGCCACCGCCCTGTTCCCACTGGCTGGGACACTGCCCTGAGCCCCCTGTCCTCTCATCTCCACGCCGGCCATTCGGctgaggcaggggcaggcactAACCACGGCCCGGCTGTGGTTCTAGTTCCGGTGACACCACCGTCTCCTAGGAAGCCTTTGGAACATTCCGGTTCCCGGGCCACTTCAGCCCCACTGGACCAGAGGCTCTGGTGCCAGAGCCCAGGAATCTGTACTCTTAGCCAGTTTCCCTGGTGATTCTTAGGCGGCCGGCCGGCCTTTTCAGCCCATTCCGGGACAATGCTTTGCTCTCCATCAGTGGCTCGTGGGATTGGTTTAGTAGGCAGAGACCAGCACATTCTTTTAAGGAAAGTTGAGTAGAAAATGTCAGTGAGCATTGAGGCgcgagggaaggtggggtgtggTGAGGGCAGGTTGTCCACGAAACCTGTCACACTCACGCACAGGCCGTGCCGTGCCGGTCATCAGAAGGCAGCCGCGCTCACAGTGGTTGCAGTCGAGAGACTGACCAGGAATGAGAtctctcccagccccacacctccctcctccacgccccaccCGCCCGCATGCccagagtttcttttttttttttttttaaatatattttattattaattttttacagagaggaagagagggatagagagttagaaacatcgatgagagagaaacatcgatcagctgcctcttgcacaccccctactggaggtgtgcccgcaaccaaggtacatgcccttgaccggaatcgaacctgggacccttgagtccacaggccgacgctctatccactgagccaaaccggtttcggcatgcccAGAGCTTCTGACTCACCTCTGCTTTTTCCCTTCACTAGGTCCCTTGCCCGAGCCCTTTACCAATGGGGAGATCCAGAAGGTAAAGGTgaacccctaactgcttctctgGCTCCTAGTCTGGGGGCTGCGGGAGGAGGGTGGAAGGGGGTGTGGTTGGGCGGACAGCCAGCTGGCCCAGGTTGAAACTCATTTCTGAGCTACTCCCTCCTGAGTCCACACCGTATACCTACTGGTGTGCCCTCGACCCCTGCCTGGGACCAAGGAGAGGCCTGGCATgcccctctgcaccccaccatccTGGTGACAAGCCCCGCCTCCAAGTCCCCCACACAGAAGAGGCCATTCTTCCCCCCAAGAACAGAGCAGCAGTGTCTGGCCGCCTGCTGCCCGGCTACTTCCAGTCTGGGTTGGAAGAACAAAGCCCCCCGCGCCTCCTCCTTCCAGGCAGCGGGAAGGGAAGGCAGTGGAGGCCCGAGCCGAGATGGCAGGGCCCGGTGCCAGCCCGGCCCCAGGAACCCAGGCGGGGCTGAGCGCCAAACTGAAGGCCTGGCCAAGGCCTTCGCTCTGGGGTAGACTGACCACGGAGTGAGGCTCTCTGCAGGGGCTGCTCAGTCTCCCCTGCCAGGGGACACAGCAGGGGGCGTCCCTGGACCACCTGTCACTCCATTTGGGGTGCAGAATCTCATGCACTTTACTCCCTACTCCAAAGCCCTTTTTAGCTGCTTTGGCGTTAGTTTtaagattactgggtcaaatccAACTAATTAGGTGGGCAACAGGAGATTCGGGGAGCATCACAGGGGTTTCCCACGCCAAGTTGAGGCCCCGGTGTCCCCGCGCCCCAGGAACCTCTCCTTGGTCACTGGCCCAAAAGGCAAGGCAGTCCTGAAGGCCTCCCTGGGAGGACTGGGAATGGGCAGTTCAGCTAATCCCCGGATGGTCCTCCTAGCCTGCACCCAAGCTCCCCTCTGGTCCTTGGAGGAATGTGACAATGGAAGTCCCCTGAGGGCCGCGGGCAGGCTCAGGCCGTGGGCTCTGGGGTAGATGGCAAGGGCTCAGGTGGGGGTTCTCAGACAAGGCACCTGTCTTCCCTGGAATCTCCCTTTCCTGCTCAGGACTTCCCCAACCCACCCCCCGCCAACCCATACCTGTCCTCTCTCTGCCAGGAGAACAGTCATGAAGCCCTGGCCGAGGTGGCCTCAGAGAACCCCAGGCGAGCCCTGGCACGATCCACCTCCAGTGATACCAGCGAGGAGGTAGGCCAGCGGGTGGGCAAGGGGCGGCACTGGGTTAGTGGCACCCCGTTCTCAGGCCATGCTCGTGCCTGGCACACCAGCCTGCCTCGGAGGTCACATGTTGAGCCACGTTCTGTTCTTGTGACCTGGCTTCCCTGGGCACTGCCCCAAGGAGCCATCTCTCTGAGGCTGAGACCAGGACGCCTCGCCTGGCACTGACTCCcgctctgccttcccctcctccttcagcTGAACTCCCAAGACAGCCCCAAGAAGCAGGACTCCGCGGCACCCTCATCTACCTCCTCCTCCGACCCCATCCCAGACTTCAACATCTCCCTGGCCGTGGCCAAAGAGAGGGCCCACCAGAAGCGCAGCAACAAACGGGCCCCGCAGATGGACTGGAGCAAGAAAAACGAACTCTTCAGTAATCTCTGAGCGCCGCCCCTCGCACCCAGCAAGCTGGAAGGGCTGGGCCCGCACCCCACccatccccctcccacctccccactgaCCCCTGAATGGCAAACAAATCAGCACCAGCAGCCGCCTCTTGGCAAATGTGATTCTTCTAAGGAACTGTTGATTGATCAGGGACTGGGATTGCAGCGGCCACAGCATTTCAAGCGCTGTGGGCTGGGGatcttatttttgttcattgtttctttgttttttttgagTGCAGAGTAGAGGGATTTTTGTCTCCTGATTAACATGATTTCCCAGGTTGCTGCATCCAGGACATAGCAGCGGCCTCAGCCTTAAACTTTCTTGTTTCTACTCCCACCGAAGAAACCCTGGCCGGTGGGGGAGGGTTTGGccactccctggccagccctgagccaggcaccACCATTGTAAGGAAACTCCACCAGAAATTCAACTGGTTTCTCCAAACCGCCTCAGCCTCTGTGTCTTCTTTAGAGCTCTGTCCTCCTGGCCTGAGAGGTGGCAAACCTGTGTTCCTGGGGTGGCCTCTGGCTGAGAGGGTAGGGCACCCCAGGCCTGGGAGTGGGAGGGCCCTGGGCCTGTCTGTAACTGTCCggtggccccacccacccagttCCAGgtgcttcccctggtggtcaacatgCACAGGCATGTTCGCCCCAGGAACTAGGGGCCCAGAGCACATGCTGAGGACGTCCAGCCTTCCTGAGTCCAGGAGCTTTGGGGGTGTGACCCCGCTGGGGCCTGACTGGGAAAGTGAAGACGTGGCTTTCATCCTCCCGCCCTCAGCCGACGGGGTGCAGGATTCCCAGGAGTGGCCTGAGCTGGCGCCAAATACTCTCTTATCTGGCCCTGATTGGAGGGCAGTTCCCAGGCCTAGGCGAAAACAAACGGCCTTCCGGGGCCCCAGGATATGCCATGTGGCAGGTGGGTGCGCGGACTTGCCAAGGGCGAAGTGCCCTGTTCCTCCGCAGGAGACCCAGGTCCTTTATGCCTCTGGCTCTGGCAGCCGCGTCCTGGAGGTCTGCCAGGTGGCCTGAGCCGAGGCTGCCGGGCCAGGAGCTTCCAGGGCAGGtgctcagagaaggaagggagttgGCCCAGGCAACTCTCCACCCGACCAGGAAGCCTCCAAAGCCAGGCTCCTGGGACAGAACGGGAGACCGTGAGCCAGGTAGGGGGCCTATGGAGAGAAGAGCCAGTCACTCTGGCCTTCTTGGCCTCTTGTCTGGGTTTAGGGCCAAAATCCTTTCCCACCAATcgccccaggccctgctcagctGGCCTGGCCTGCCCACACCCCACCCTTGCCTCTGCGCTTGGACCCCTGATGGAGACCCCACAGGTGAGCAGGCCTGAGGGCTGCCCCACTAGGTCACCTACTGGGTGGGGAACCCTAGGGACCTTTGGCTGGTTAAGCGGAAGACAGGTGGCTCCCAGGAAACCAGTGACGTGGGGCTGGAGGCCCGGTATAAAGGGGGCCCCAGCAAGTGGAGTTTCTCTCTTGGTTTCAGGCATGTCTTAGGTTCTATTTTTACAGGATCAAGGGAACTGAGAACCGGGAGGCCTCAGCATTAGTTCGGACTCTGCCGTCAAAGCTCAGGCCTTAGGCAAGCCGCCCAAACTCGCCTGGGGCTGTTCCTTACCCTTGAAAATGCCCTAGGTGCCCTCCAGAGTCTCTCCCACGACTGTGCTTTGAAGCCTGACTGGCTTTCCTGGACGCACTGCAGGTTATGACAGAGAAGGCCTGGGCACAGGTAGGAGTCAATGGGGGTCCCCCTTGCTCCCAGGTGGCCAGACCTGGCCCAGCTCTGTTAAGCACAGGTTGCCAGGCCGCCATGCCATCCCGAACCGGTACCTCTTGCGCCCCCTTGTGGCCTTGACAGGTGCAGCGGCTCCGGAaggtggagggatggagggcagGACACAGGTGCCTTCAGGAGGCCTCAAACTCAGCAGAGGGGTGCTGTCCAGCCCACAGGCTGTATCCAGAACTAATTTACTCAAAACTGGCtccaaagaagagagagggggagcaAGGATTCTCACCCATTTTCCAAGCCTCCTAGCAGGGCCACCCTCATTCGTTTCCTAACTTCTCAGGGCCACACCCAGCCTGCTTGCACAGGATGACAGATGAGCTGCCCTGTCGCTCCCACGCTGGACGGGACAGATGCTGCAGGTGGCCTCCTGGCAGCTCACCTCCACACAGGCTGCGGGCAGTGAGGCACGGAAAGCTGGCCGTGCAGTGCACTTTACTCGGGTCAGGGCCACGGCCCCAGAGTGGCACCGCTGGCCTTCCAGGAAAAGGGAAGTCCGGCCTGTTcaccaggctcctccccaaccccccgttatctccagctctgcctctgcccGTGGATTCATGCCGTCCACCCCAGGTTCTCAGAGTCTAAGTCCAGGTTtggccgggaggaggggctccCTGGAGTCGCTCAGCCCCACTGCCAGTCTGGGGGCGGAGGCCAAGGCAAGTCCTGCCCCGAGTCTGAAGGGCCCTGAGAGGAGATGCCCAGCCTGGAGAGGGTCGGCCCAGTCCGTTCACTTCCTGGTGCAGGGCTCCCGGCCGGGCTCCTAGGACCCATCTCTATAGGGCTTCTCTTCCACGTGGCTGGTCTGCTCCAGAAGCCACTGCCGCTCCGGCTCACTCATCGTCAGCCTGAGTGTCACCTCCTGGAAGACGCTGCTCACAGCCACCTGGGACAGCCAGAGAGGTCTAAGCTACAGCCACAAGTTCTAGCACCAGCGGGCCCCACCGCCCAGACCCAGGCTTCACCTCCGGCCAGCCTCATCCTTACCTGCTCAAAGTGAAGTTTCTGGAACATCCGGATGCTCGGTTCATTTCCTTGCCCAATTTTAGCCTCAAACTTGGTCAGACCTAGCTTGGTCACTCCTCCCAGAGGAGACCAGAAAGGGACAAGCTGCAGGGTGAAGGTCCCTCCAACACCCTCCGCCCACCTGTCCCAGTGTGCAGTGTCTTCCCCACTCCCCCGCCTGCACCTCAGACCTGAAGAAGGCTCACTCCCAACATGCACTAGCCCTCGCCTGCGGCCTGGCCACCTCTCCCCACTGTCTGCTCTGACCTCCTTACCATAGGACATCATCATGAGCGCGGCCTCGGTGCCGAAGCCCTTGCCCCTGCAGCTGGGCTCTAGGAGAAAACGACAATCATGGACACCCTGTGCCAGGCTCCAGGGCAGGCACAACACATgcgatctcatttaatcctcacaatcctGCCAAGTCCGTAAACGTTATTCCCATTCTGCAGATGGACAGAGGCACACAGAAggcaaatgacttgcccaaggtcgcagTGTGGAGACCCCCAGCAACCTGACCCCAAAAGCTGACCCTTTAACCTCAACGTGCTGCCTTATGAGGAGTCGCACAGCCTCTTAGGAGAAGGCTAAGGACCAAGAAGGACACGGAAATTGGAGGGGCTCCTCCCACAGCCTGGGGAGATGCTCCAGGGAAGATCAACTATTTTAGAGGGTCCCCCAGACCACCCCCAAAACAGGGCAGAGTGAAGTTCGAAGACCCTAAATCCGAAGGTTGGGTTCACACCTACGCATAAGACAGGAACAGAGTAACCCACAGGCTAA
Protein-coding sequences here:
- the NHERF1 gene encoding Na(+)/H(+) exchange regulatory cofactor NHE-RF1 isoform X2, giving the protein MSADAAAAGAPLPRLCCLEKGPNGYGFHLHGEKGKVGQFIRLVEPGSPAEKAGLLAGDRLVEVNGENVEKETHQQVVSRIRASLNAVRLLVVDPETDERLQKLGVQIREELLRAQEGPGQAEPPAAVEAKGAGGENEPQAAAPEPRESEKSQTERRELRPRLCAMKRGPNGYGFNLHSDKSKPGQFIRSVDPDSPAEASGLQAQDRIVEVNGVCMEGKQHGDVVSAIKAGGEETKLLVVDKETDEFFKKCKVVPSHEHLHGPLPEPFTNGEIQKENSHEALAEVASENPRRALARSTSSDTSEELNSQDSPKKQDSAAPSSTSSSDPIPDFNISLAVAKERAHQKRSNKRAPQMDWSKKNELFSNL
- the NHERF1 gene encoding Na(+)/H(+) exchange regulatory cofactor NHE-RF1 isoform X1, with the translated sequence MSADAAAAGAPLPRLCCLEKGPNGYGFHLHGEKGKVGQFIRLVEPGSPAEKAGLLAGDRLVEVNGENVEKETHQQVVSRIRASLNAVRLLVVDPETDERLQKLGVQIREELLRAQEGPGQAEPPAAVEAKGAGGENEPQAAAPEPRESEKSQTERRELRPRLCAMKRGPNGYGFNLHSDKSKPGQFIRSVDPDSPAEASGLQAQDRIVEVNGVCMEGKQHGDVVSAIKAGGEETKLLVVDKETDEFFKKCKVVPSHEHLHGPLPEPFTNGEIQKVKENSHEALAEVASENPRRALARSTSSDTSEELNSQDSPKKQDSAAPSSTSSSDPIPDFNISLAVAKERAHQKRSNKRAPQMDWSKKNELFSNL